In a genomic window of Bemisia tabaci chromosome 1, PGI_BMITA_v3:
- the LOC109033104 gene encoding uncharacterized protein: MVLYGFILVLATVLMLLTVGLAHAKNGTSLSCDINRNEAVQPIFDQSENSREINAGRAVANAYYDFLINEGSYKFWAIFQLATVAILLYSVFAAIYYAKYQYLTDPPTDIDDLFRSNSGGLGTLDESTFLMILQALEHVPLRD; encoded by the exons atggttttgtACGGATTTATTCTGGTGCTTGCGACTGTTCTTATGCTTCTGACAGTGGGTTTGGCACACGCCAAGAATGGAACCAGTTTGTCTTGTGATATTAATCGGAATGAAGCAGTACAGCCCATTTTTGATCAAAGCGAGAACTCCAG agaaatcaaCGCGGGGAGAGCTGTTGCAAATGCTTATTATGATTTTCTTATTAACGAGGGCTCCTACAAATTTTGggcaatttttcag CTAGCGACGGTGGCAATTCTCTTATATTCTGTATTCGCCGCCATATACTATGCTAAATACCAGTACCTGACAGATCCGCCCACAGACATCGATGACCTCTTCAGGTCGAATAGTGGTGGCTTGGGAACTTTGGACGAATCCACGTTCCTCATGATACTCCAAGCATTAGAACATGTACCACTGCGTGATTAA